A stretch of Leptospira sp. WS39.C2 DNA encodes these proteins:
- the htpG gene encoding molecular chaperone HtpG, translating to MSAEEKGKISVETENIFPIIKKWLYSEKDIFLRELVSNASDAITKLKKIALSESFEGGDDYKINLDFDVDNRILTIEDNGIGMTIDEVKKYINQIAFSGATDFAKQYQNAENKAEIIGHFGLGFYSSFMVSKQVTIETKSYKSDQAAVMWSSESGTEFSITPIDKITRGTKISLYLDNESGEYLDKWKLKELIKKYCDFLPVSIFVQGEKANREKPLWSGEPSKISQEEYADFYSYLFPFSGESLFHIHLNVDYPFRLQGILYFPKLTHELEASKNGIKLFCNHVFVSDNASELIPQFLTILKGTIDIPDLPLNVSRSYLQNDPLVKKISNHIIKKVADRLIDDFKKNRNKYEENWNDIAIFVKYGALTDEKFYDAMKDHLIFKNSENGYSTVSEYWEKNKEKNQNKIFYANETEMGSVYMELLKSQGLEALLVDSKIDSHLIQHLETKNPDWKFQRVDSEIADQVLDKDSKNDLVNEANETEVSRISKLFESALPKEGVQVKVEALKSVDVPGVILLPEFMRRMTEMNSMFNREDTKSMLRSHTLMVNSKSPLVKSALQAFEGINPDKGKKLARVIYDLSLLSAKVMDEKEVSEYTKRTTEFLQEIFSS from the coding sequence ATGTCAGCTGAAGAAAAAGGCAAAATAAGTGTCGAAACAGAAAATATTTTCCCTATCATTAAAAAATGGCTCTATTCGGAGAAGGATATCTTCCTTAGAGAACTTGTATCGAATGCAAGTGATGCTATCACCAAACTGAAAAAAATAGCTTTGAGCGAATCATTCGAAGGCGGCGATGATTACAAAATCAACTTAGATTTTGATGTTGATAACCGTATTTTAACAATAGAAGACAATGGAATTGGAATGACAATTGATGAAGTTAAAAAATACATCAATCAAATTGCATTTTCCGGCGCGACAGACTTTGCAAAACAATACCAAAACGCTGAAAACAAAGCAGAGATCATAGGTCATTTTGGACTAGGTTTTTACTCAAGTTTTATGGTTTCAAAACAAGTCACTATTGAAACTAAGTCATATAAGTCTGACCAAGCAGCAGTTATGTGGTCAAGTGAATCGGGAACAGAATTTTCTATCACACCCATTGATAAAATCACAAGAGGGACTAAAATTTCCCTATATTTAGACAATGAATCAGGCGAATACCTTGATAAATGGAAACTAAAAGAGCTAATCAAAAAATATTGTGATTTTCTACCTGTTTCCATTTTCGTTCAAGGAGAAAAGGCAAACAGAGAAAAACCACTTTGGTCAGGTGAACCATCCAAAATTTCGCAAGAAGAATATGCAGATTTTTATTCTTATCTATTTCCGTTCTCTGGTGAATCATTATTTCACATCCATCTAAATGTAGATTATCCATTTCGTTTGCAGGGAATTCTTTATTTTCCCAAACTTACACATGAACTTGAAGCCTCAAAGAACGGGATTAAACTTTTTTGTAACCATGTTTTCGTAAGTGACAATGCAAGCGAATTGATCCCTCAATTTCTAACGATTTTAAAAGGAACGATAGACATTCCAGACTTACCTTTGAATGTCTCTCGCTCCTACTTACAAAATGATCCCTTGGTCAAAAAAATCTCTAATCATATCATCAAAAAGGTTGCAGACCGATTGATAGATGATTTTAAGAAAAACCGAAATAAATACGAAGAAAATTGGAACGATATTGCCATTTTTGTGAAATATGGCGCACTAACTGACGAAAAATTTTACGATGCCATGAAAGACCATTTAATTTTTAAAAATTCTGAAAATGGTTATTCTACCGTATCTGAATATTGGGAAAAAAATAAAGAGAAGAACCAAAACAAAATATTTTATGCAAATGAAACAGAAATGGGATCTGTTTATATGGAGTTACTTAAGTCTCAAGGATTAGAAGCCCTACTTGTTGATTCCAAAATTGATTCTCATCTCATACAACATTTGGAAACAAAAAATCCAGATTGGAAATTCCAAAGAGTTGATTCTGAAATTGCAGACCAAGTATTGGATAAAGACTCAAAAAACGATTTAGTAAACGAAGCAAACGAAACGGAAGTTAGCAGAATTTCCAAACTCTTTGAATCAGCTCTCCCAAAAGAAGGCGTTCAAGTCAAAGTAGAAGCATTAAAATCAGTAGATGTCCCAGGGGTAATTTTATTACCGGAATTTATGCGTAGAATGACTGAAATGAATTCTATGTTCAATCGGGAAGATACAAAATCTATGTTAAGATCCCATACCCTGATGGTAAACTCAAAATCGCCACTTGTGAAATCCGCCTTACAAGCGTTTGAGGGAATAAATCCAGATAAAGGTAAAAAACTAGCGAGAGTCATATACGATCTATCATTACTTTCTGCCAAGGTAATGGACGAAAAAGAAGTCTCGGAGTATACTAAAAGAACTACAGAATTCCTTCAGGAGATTTTTTCTTCGTAA
- a CDS encoding BatD family protein, protein MITKNFGNLLFINFFLFLSFTTQLQSTEVEFFFHPNEFSLGEIAKLEVKAYGDKTFRTLKTNVNQNGVRVRYVGSGTETQIINFKVSKSQIINFYVDTEREGNFYLPEITVEYDKKKYTSPPISFKVSKKTKNSQNGFLKSFPFDFEDSISEENPEVSFHTNKSIFYKGEPIVGYFVLYYNHYRQPFLERDPNQSISFPFFLSETLRQVTVQIEREVIKNNVPKKTLVFAKEIYGLTALKSGTFLLGKTKFITGDSLRFNSLQETIETKPSKVIVLDLPNNAPSHFKGAIGNFKIYISNPPKQVHIGETAYFEIVIEGEGGHEGIYPIEILNPNIKFISQSKTKNFQQLPSGEYGFYSKVKFLYGYQVSKLEKEMIEPFKFSFFSLTEKKYNTVSVALPDFQILPKRKSSAEPISKRQNTSLQLPIFYLVLLAVLGVFCYLGIKKYKLVSETQSFVRMIESFGKKKNFFLNEFLEKKGISSNESTWLTNLLNTDTKDYIGFYKSLSKKDKTKVLKIIKQLKIKE, encoded by the coding sequence ATGATAACGAAAAATTTTGGTAACCTCCTTTTTATCAACTTTTTCCTTTTTCTATCTTTCACTACCCAATTACAATCAACAGAGGTGGAATTCTTTTTCCACCCAAATGAATTTTCACTTGGTGAAATCGCAAAATTAGAAGTGAAAGCTTACGGCGACAAAACCTTCCGTACATTAAAAACAAATGTAAACCAAAATGGCGTACGAGTTCGTTATGTGGGGAGTGGAACCGAAACTCAAATCATAAATTTCAAAGTTTCTAAATCACAAATCATTAATTTTTATGTTGATACTGAAAGAGAAGGGAATTTTTATTTACCAGAAATTACAGTTGAATATGACAAAAAAAAATACACTTCACCTCCAATATCGTTTAAAGTAAGCAAAAAAACCAAAAATTCACAAAATGGATTTTTAAAATCGTTTCCCTTTGATTTCGAAGATTCAATTTCAGAAGAAAACCCAGAAGTATCTTTTCACACAAACAAATCTATTTTTTATAAGGGAGAACCAATCGTAGGGTATTTTGTATTGTATTATAACCATTACCGACAGCCGTTTTTAGAAAGAGACCCAAATCAATCTATTTCGTTTCCTTTCTTTCTCTCGGAAACATTGAGACAAGTAACAGTCCAAATCGAAAGAGAGGTAATAAAAAATAATGTACCTAAAAAAACATTAGTTTTTGCAAAAGAAATTTATGGCCTCACAGCCCTTAAATCTGGGACATTCTTACTCGGGAAAACAAAATTCATAACCGGTGATAGTTTAAGGTTTAACTCATTACAAGAAACGATAGAAACAAAACCATCGAAGGTAATTGTCTTAGATTTACCCAATAATGCTCCTTCCCACTTTAAAGGTGCTATTGGAAATTTCAAAATTTATATCAGCAATCCCCCTAAACAAGTACATATTGGAGAAACAGCTTATTTTGAAATTGTGATAGAAGGGGAGGGTGGTCATGAAGGAATTTACCCAATTGAAATTTTGAATCCAAATATTAAATTCATATCCCAATCAAAGACTAAAAATTTCCAACAACTTCCATCTGGTGAATATGGATTTTATTCAAAGGTAAAATTTTTGTACGGGTACCAAGTTTCTAAATTAGAAAAAGAAATGATTGAACCTTTTAAATTTAGTTTTTTCTCTTTAACTGAAAAAAAATACAATACCGTTTCTGTGGCTCTACCCGATTTTCAAATTTTGCCTAAGAGAAAATCAAGTGCAGAACCTATTTCCAAAAGACAGAATACCAGCTTACAACTCCCAATTTTCTATTTAGTTTTACTTGCAGTTTTAGGAGTATTTTGTTATCTAGGAATTAAAAAATACAAACTGGTTTCGGAGACACAATCATTTGTTCGTATGATAGAAAGTTTTGGAAAAAAAAAGAACTTTTTTCTAAATGAATTCTTAGAAAAAAAGGGCATCTCTTCTAACGAATCCACCTGGCTTACAAATTTACTAAATACCGATACCAAAGATTATATTGGATTTTATAAAAGTTTATCCAAAAAAGACAAAACGAAAGTATTAAAAATAATAAAACAATTAAAAATCAAGGAGTAA
- a CDS encoding VWA domain-containing protein: MDINTINSFGTIVVFITILVFSIKSFVNFKAIQLKKEKNEFQERIFTSNQILLSIKYISLFIVLIFSILSLYKVKSIDVETTKEFESTDILFVVDVSLSMNSIDVRPTRLKRFQDLTMRLIPDLKGNRVGIIVFAGQSFSFCPMTSDLSAVSDYIQSLGVEMVGSKGTNLAVALERVEKVRKKNKGIQSTITVIVSDGEDHENQTLPNLEGEVIVWGIGTEEGGPIEFRDPSTGNGGFVTYDSNLVDSPYNDNVIQSKLNLTLLESIAEKYNGEFYNVSFYTDGAYQLIEKIKTMKKNKIQRFEKFKNEDGAHPYLLLALLFFFIERIISILIQKKSPLKYLLVCIVLFANQGQLQAWELDPGGNAIERGIKAYQEKKYIESQKEFSEAKQHIQDDPRLLFNESANAYQLGKFKESKELSEKILSHPKSNADLKSKASLTLGNIYSKMGQTENALNSYIESLKHNPNQLAAKKNIEHLTKRNQSNQNPSQNQGQGKTQPPNSENSKNEKKEKQNSKQNQSDMDRIFDPFSHDSILKNKKGGSNDNEKFW, translated from the coding sequence ATGGATATTAATACAATAAATTCATTTGGAACAATTGTTGTTTTCATAACCATCCTTGTTTTTAGTATAAAGTCGTTCGTAAATTTTAAAGCGATTCAATTAAAAAAAGAAAAAAATGAGTTTCAAGAACGTATCTTTACATCCAATCAAATATTACTTTCCATTAAATATATATCACTATTCATCGTTTTGATTTTTAGTATCCTTTCCCTATATAAAGTTAAATCAATAGATGTCGAAACAACAAAAGAATTCGAATCCACTGATATTCTTTTTGTGGTTGATGTAAGCCTGTCAATGAATTCCATTGATGTAAGACCTACTCGACTCAAACGATTTCAAGATTTAACAATGAGATTAATTCCTGACTTAAAAGGCAATCGAGTCGGAATCATTGTTTTTGCTGGACAATCCTTCTCCTTCTGTCCTATGACATCCGACCTTTCCGCAGTCTCCGATTACATACAATCTTTAGGTGTCGAAATGGTAGGTTCAAAAGGAACCAACTTAGCGGTAGCGCTAGAAAGAGTGGAGAAGGTTCGTAAAAAAAACAAAGGGATACAATCCACGATTACTGTCATTGTATCTGATGGAGAAGACCATGAAAACCAAACGTTGCCTAATTTAGAAGGTGAGGTGATTGTTTGGGGAATTGGTACTGAAGAAGGTGGTCCCATAGAATTCAGAGATCCAAGTACAGGAAATGGTGGATTTGTGACGTATGATTCAAACTTAGTAGATTCTCCTTACAACGACAATGTTATACAATCTAAATTGAATCTTACACTTTTGGAATCAATCGCTGAAAAATACAATGGAGAGTTTTATAATGTATCCTTTTATACAGACGGTGCTTACCAATTAATTGAAAAAATCAAAACCATGAAAAAAAACAAAATCCAACGGTTTGAAAAATTCAAAAATGAAGATGGAGCACACCCATATCTCCTATTAGCTCTTTTATTTTTTTTCATCGAAAGAATTATATCCATTCTGATACAAAAAAAATCTCCATTAAAATATTTATTGGTTTGTATTGTTTTATTTGCCAACCAAGGTCAATTACAAGCCTGGGAACTTGATCCAGGTGGGAATGCAATCGAAAGAGGTATAAAAGCCTACCAAGAAAAAAAATATATTGAAAGCCAAAAAGAATTTTCGGAAGCAAAACAGCACATCCAAGACGACCCAAGGTTGTTGTTTAATGAATCAGCTAATGCTTATCAACTTGGAAAATTCAAAGAATCGAAAGAATTATCCGAAAAAATACTTTCACATCCTAAATCGAATGCAGATTTAAAATCAAAAGCAAGTTTAACACTTGGGAATATCTATTCAAAAATGGGCCAAACAGAGAATGCACTGAATTCTTATATCGAAAGCCTTAAGCACAATCCAAACCAATTGGCTGCCAAAAAGAATATTGAACATCTAACAAAAAGAAATCAATCAAACCAAAATCCATCACAAAACCAAGGACAAGGCAAAACCCAACCACCAAACTCAGAAAATTCCAAAAACGAAAAAAAGGAAAAACAAAACTCGAAACAGAACCAGTCTGACATGGACAGGATTTTTGATCCTTTTTCACATGATTCCATTCTAAAAAACAAAAAAGGAGGTTCTAATGATAACGAAAAATTTTGGTAA
- a CDS encoding VWA domain-containing protein, with amino-acid sequence MDYFQRPSLLFLIFPILILFFYQWKTNPFGPIFFIKSDRFEKQKITFWNKLRIYSYLVSELFVYLSLILITIASAGPGSKYNLTPDSTNGIDIMIALDISGSMVNSYDFLPKNRLSVSKELLREFIKKRIYDRIGIVVFAGAAYLQSPLSSDRFALDELITDTSSEDIEEQGTAIGDALVLSTYRLKNSEAKSKLIILLTDGVSNTGKLDPDTAAYTTKTLGVKVYCIGIGKEEGQYEVNYESLQKISADTNGKFFRAESPEVLSDVLNEINRLEVTELPSKPLEIQETKFPTYLYFVFLFLFLNLTLKVYPLKEKI; translated from the coding sequence ATGGATTATTTCCAAAGGCCATCCCTATTATTTTTAATTTTCCCAATCTTAATTTTATTCTTTTATCAATGGAAAACAAATCCTTTTGGTCCAATATTCTTTATTAAATCAGATAGATTTGAAAAACAAAAAATAACTTTTTGGAACAAACTACGGATATACTCATATCTTGTTTCGGAACTTTTTGTATATTTATCTTTAATTTTAATTACTATTGCTTCTGCAGGTCCCGGGTCAAAATACAATCTAACACCTGATAGCACAAATGGAATTGATATCATGATTGCTTTAGATATATCTGGCTCCATGGTAAATTCTTATGATTTTCTTCCTAAAAATAGGCTATCAGTATCAAAAGAATTACTGAGAGAATTCATCAAAAAAAGAATCTACGATCGAATTGGAATAGTTGTTTTTGCTGGCGCTGCATATTTACAATCACCTTTATCAAGTGATAGATTTGCCTTAGATGAATTGATTACGGATACTTCTAGCGAAGATATTGAAGAACAAGGAACTGCAATTGGCGATGCCTTAGTTTTATCTACATACCGATTGAAAAATTCAGAAGCCAAGTCAAAATTGATCATACTATTAACCGATGGAGTTTCCAATACAGGGAAACTGGATCCAGATACCGCCGCATATACAACAAAAACGTTAGGGGTAAAAGTGTATTGTATTGGGATTGGGAAAGAAGAAGGTCAATATGAAGTCAATTATGAATCCCTACAAAAAATTTCTGCCGACACAAACGGAAAGTTTTTCAGAGCAGAATCTCCTGAGGTGTTAAGTGATGTATTAAATGAAATTAATCGCCTAGAAGTTACTGAACTTCCATCCAAACCTTTAGAAATCCAAGAAACAAAATTCCCAACCTATTTATACTTCGTCTTCTTATTTCTGTTTTTAAACTTAACACTAAAGGTATATCCTTTAAAAGAGAAAATCTAA
- a CDS encoding DUF58 domain-containing protein: MLDPELKRLLQVLKWESKKKFISNRRGLLFSTERGRGLDFKEVRNYQYGDDIRYIDWNVTSRTGELHTKEFYEEKDATIIIFLDISLSMEGNKATTSFQLALFLALFHIKNGNRIFILSFSDQNFSSKKWLKTETEVFTYFESVIRQTPGTLTNYSDAYQYVFKIHPKYAVTYWLSDFNNLGEWKESSSLPKVWDEFGIWISDPIDEINFPFWLKSFLPISQEITEIRKPNLLYKKDLSAVKLHFGNKYIKIDPNQKLRNQILPFFKVNYHG; encoded by the coding sequence ATGCTGGACCCTGAGTTAAAAAGGTTACTGCAAGTTTTAAAGTGGGAATCAAAAAAGAAATTTATTTCCAACAGACGTGGCCTATTATTCTCAACAGAACGAGGAAGAGGGCTTGATTTTAAAGAAGTAAGAAACTACCAATACGGAGATGATATTCGTTATATTGATTGGAACGTGACTTCTCGCACTGGAGAATTGCATACAAAAGAATTTTATGAAGAAAAAGATGCTACAATTATTATTTTTTTAGATATAAGTTTATCAATGGAAGGGAATAAGGCCACAACATCTTTTCAACTCGCTTTATTTTTAGCATTATTTCATATCAAAAATGGGAATCGTATTTTCATATTAAGTTTTTCCGATCAAAACTTTTCATCCAAAAAATGGCTAAAAACAGAAACCGAAGTTTTTACCTATTTCGAATCAGTAATTAGACAAACACCCGGAACACTCACCAATTATTCCGATGCATACCAATATGTATTTAAAATTCATCCCAAGTATGCAGTTACTTATTGGCTGAGTGACTTCAATAACCTTGGAGAATGGAAAGAATCCTCTTCACTTCCAAAAGTTTGGGACGAATTCGGAATTTGGATATCAGATCCAATTGATGAAATCAATTTTCCATTTTGGTTAAAATCTTTTTTACCTATCTCTCAAGAAATAACAGAAATTAGAAAACCTAATTTATTATACAAAAAAGATTTATCTGCAGTGAAACTCCATTTTGGAAACAAATATATCAAAATAGATCCAAATCAGAAACTACGAAATCAAATTTTACCGTTTTTTAAAGTAAATTATCATGGATAA
- a CDS encoding AAA family ATPase: protein MQIDKEQIKEISDQIKLIRSELAESISGMDDVIQSLFVGLITNGHILLEGMPGLAKTLVAKNLASIIDAKFSRVQFTPDLLPADLIGTNIFNPKTSSFEIRKGPIFTNVLLADEINRAPAKVQSALLQCMEERQVSIADQTFDLPPPFFVIATQNPIDQEGTYPLPEAQLDRFLFKVNVSYPKFEDEVAILHQHGNVNFEKRSPKKIMNPKEIQKISEISNHVFVDPKLYAYIVNLTRNTRPESTADKDLQNYLSHGVSPRASIALLKVSRINALLEGRTFVMPEDIQRYFPEIVKHRLHLTIDAISEDVSPNSIIKRILTITEVP from the coding sequence ATGCAAATAGATAAAGAACAAATAAAAGAAATCTCTGATCAAATAAAACTCATTCGATCAGAATTAGCAGAATCCATTTCTGGTATGGATGATGTCATACAATCATTGTTTGTCGGACTCATCACAAACGGACATATCCTATTGGAAGGTATGCCTGGACTTGCAAAAACATTAGTAGCGAAAAATTTAGCATCAATCATTGATGCTAAATTTTCAAGAGTACAATTTACTCCAGACCTATTACCAGCAGATTTAATTGGGACCAATATATTTAATCCAAAAACTTCATCATTTGAAATTAGAAAAGGTCCAATATTTACGAATGTATTATTAGCTGATGAAATTAACAGGGCCCCTGCTAAAGTTCAATCTGCCTTATTACAATGTATGGAAGAAAGGCAGGTATCAATTGCTGACCAAACATTTGACCTTCCCCCTCCATTCTTCGTAATTGCTACACAAAACCCAATTGACCAAGAAGGAACGTACCCACTTCCAGAAGCACAGTTGGATCGATTTTTGTTTAAGGTAAACGTTAGTTATCCGAAATTCGAAGATGAAGTAGCAATTTTACACCAACATGGAAATGTAAATTTCGAAAAAAGATCTCCTAAAAAAATAATGAATCCGAAAGAGATTCAAAAAATTTCGGAAATATCAAACCATGTATTTGTAGATCCAAAGCTCTACGCCTATATAGTTAACTTAACTCGGAACACTCGACCAGAATCAACAGCAGACAAGGATTTGCAAAATTATCTATCACACGGTGTAAGCCCAAGAGCAAGTATTGCCTTACTAAAAGTAAGTAGAATTAATGCTCTGTTAGAAGGTAGGACATTTGTAATGCCTGAAGACATCCAAAGATACTTCCCTGAAATTGTCAAACACAGACTCCACCTAACAATTGATGCAATCAGCGAAGATGTTAGCCCGAATTCAATCATCAAAAGGATTTTAACAATAACGGAAGTTCCTTGA
- a CDS encoding LIC20035 family adhesin produces MNRKFYLVMITILLVQCSGASVKDGSGDQEFELKFTKGKWIRTERFKNSGGIRAIGEVKAECGGAKCTEDQVTKFAPAKIKSLPKHGIWEEYIQFEQPGSTAENPKYKSTLDQVGEYIDGKKTGIWKKPDPEAPQKFIAETPWVDGKKEGISKTFDKMGNVTSETTYVDDKKNGPYYRKNNKGEWVEKGAFKENEEDGEWTYHFVGADGNGIKTKVSFSNGLKNGLEINYYKDGAIESQGNYSSDVRTGPWKMFGNKGNILAEGSYSKKENSENLDIKYERTGIWKEYYADGKLFGSGPRKHTRTGEWKFYYKNGQVAYHGNMANESMLESAKVYDQTGKILGEGKLFFSLVKIDEELQDLKLNYKPSIPFTYFYPSGKKRMVIRSTDDATEYSEDGKELGKGPVEPQGRKMGCWTISGKTEYYMIDKPMPKMTASQCK; encoded by the coding sequence ATGAATCGAAAATTTTACTTAGTAATGATCACCATATTGTTGGTACAATGTTCTGGTGCATCAGTAAAAGATGGGTCAGGCGACCAAGAATTTGAACTTAAATTTACAAAAGGTAAATGGATCCGAACGGAACGATTCAAAAATTCTGGTGGAATCCGAGCAATAGGTGAAGTGAAGGCAGAATGTGGCGGAGCCAAATGCACGGAAGACCAAGTTACAAAATTTGCTCCCGCAAAAATTAAATCATTACCTAAACATGGGATTTGGGAAGAATACATTCAATTTGAACAACCAGGATCCACTGCTGAAAATCCAAAATACAAATCCACACTTGACCAAGTTGGCGAATACATAGATGGTAAAAAAACAGGAATTTGGAAAAAACCAGACCCTGAAGCTCCACAAAAATTCATAGCCGAAACACCTTGGGTAGATGGCAAAAAAGAAGGGATCTCCAAAACTTTTGATAAAATGGGGAATGTGACTTCTGAGACTACCTATGTCGATGACAAAAAAAATGGCCCTTACTACCGAAAGAATAACAAAGGTGAGTGGGTTGAAAAAGGTGCCTTCAAAGAAAATGAAGAGGATGGTGAGTGGACTTATCATTTTGTAGGTGCAGATGGCAATGGAATCAAAACAAAAGTATCGTTTTCAAACGGATTAAAAAATGGCTTAGAAATCAACTACTACAAAGATGGCGCCATCGAATCACAAGGGAATTATTCTTCAGATGTAAGGACGGGACCTTGGAAAATGTTTGGAAATAAAGGTAACATACTTGCGGAAGGTTCTTATTCGAAAAAGGAAAATTCTGAAAATTTAGATATTAAGTATGAAAGAACTGGTATTTGGAAAGAATATTACGCAGATGGAAAACTTTTTGGATCTGGTCCCCGTAAACATACAAGAACAGGCGAGTGGAAGTTTTATTATAAAAATGGTCAGGTCGCATACCATGGAAACATGGCAAACGAAAGTATGTTGGAATCAGCAAAAGTATATGACCAAACAGGGAAAATTCTAGGGGAAGGAAAATTGTTTTTTTCTCTGGTGAAAATTGATGAAGAACTTCAGGATCTCAAACTCAATTATAAACCAAGTATTCCCTTTACATACTTTTATCCATCTGGAAAAAAACGGATGGTCATTCGATCAACAGATGATGCCACCGAATATTCTGAAGATGGAAAAGAATTAGGAAAAGGACCCGTAGAACCACAAGGACGAAAAATGGGTTGTTGGACAATCAGTGGAAAAACTGAATACTATATGATTGATAAACCAATGCCTAAAATGACTGCTTCTCAATGCAAATAG
- a CDS encoding PaaI family thioesterase, translated as MNSPIENPSRHGYEIHHDTCFGCGKENPLGLVADFTFHDETGEVNFTYNFKKLYNGAPGFVHGGILSTMLDEAMGGLCFHLGYIVMTDTMSFKFHKATPVETELLIRAWPIKKAKRKVLLECELTSLNGEILYVKGEGAFHILPPRFFGEKLTGGKIAIANELLSVNKLKRAHLFDRIET; from the coding sequence ATGAATTCACCTATTGAAAATCCATCTAGGCATGGATATGAAATCCATCATGATACATGTTTTGGATGTGGAAAAGAGAATCCGCTAGGTTTAGTTGCCGATTTTACGTTCCATGATGAAACTGGCGAAGTAAACTTCACTTACAACTTTAAGAAACTATACAACGGAGCACCTGGTTTCGTCCATGGTGGAATTTTATCAACAATGTTAGACGAAGCTATGGGTGGACTTTGTTTTCATTTAGGTTACATAGTTATGACCGATACAATGAGTTTCAAATTTCACAAGGCTACACCCGTAGAAACAGAACTACTAATACGAGCATGGCCAATCAAAAAGGCCAAAAGAAAAGTCTTATTAGAGTGTGAATTAACTTCTTTAAATGGTGAAATCTTATATGTGAAAGGGGAGGGTGCATTCCATATCCTACCTCCTAGATTTTTCGGAGAAAAATTGACAGGCGGCAAAATAGCGATTGCGAATGAATTATTATCTGTTAATAAATTGAAACGAGCACATCTCTTTGACAGGATAGAAACATGA
- a CDS encoding alpha/beta fold hydrolase, with the protein MHSENLSLMLPISIRTKFHTIEGLEWGNPQGIPILCFHGWLDNANSFLPLSKYFPEYRFISIDFPGHGKSSHKPENTVYYFAEYALEIVSIAQTLGLEDFILMAHSMGAAISTLVAGTNLLKIKKLILIEALGPLTNVSQSAPDIMSEAIKQILHPRGKKETYFPNMESAITIRLRAGDMNQNSASLLMERGIEKTPRGLKPRRDIRLHFNSFFRYTEEQVVSFCERIECPTLLILGDKSNFPIVSSFPNRKSAVKNLMEVILSGGHHLHMDHPEKVAHVIHQFLNEETSKDTK; encoded by the coding sequence ATGCATTCGGAAAACCTTTCTCTTATGTTGCCGATTTCGATTCGCACAAAATTCCACACCATTGAAGGTCTGGAATGGGGTAACCCTCAAGGAATTCCTATCTTATGTTTTCACGGGTGGCTTGACAATGCGAATAGCTTCTTACCACTCTCAAAATACTTTCCTGAGTACCGATTCATTTCGATCGATTTCCCAGGTCATGGTAAATCTAGCCACAAACCAGAAAATACTGTCTATTATTTCGCGGAATATGCATTAGAAATTGTTTCCATCGCCCAAACCTTAGGACTGGAGGATTTTATTTTGATGGCACATTCTATGGGTGCCGCCATTTCTACGTTAGTTGCAGGTACAAATCTTCTAAAAATCAAAAAACTAATTCTAATCGAAGCATTAGGTCCTCTAACAAATGTTTCTCAGTCTGCTCCAGATATTATGTCTGAAGCCATCAAACAAATCCTCCATCCAAGAGGGAAAAAGGAAACTTACTTTCCGAATATGGAATCAGCAATAACAATCCGCCTTAGAGCAGGTGATATGAATCAAAACTCTGCTTCTTTACTCATGGAAAGGGGAATCGAAAAAACACCACGTGGATTAAAACCGAGGAGGGATATCAGACTTCACTTTAATTCGTTTTTTAGATACACTGAAGAACAAGTTGTATCTTTTTGTGAACGAATTGAATGTCCAACATTACTCATATTAGGTGATAAATCCAATTTTCCTATCGTAAGCTCTTTCCCTAACAGAAAATCTGCTGTAAAAAACCTAATGGAAGTCATACTAAGCGGAGGACACCATTTGCATATGGATCACCCGGAAAAAGTGGCACATGTTATACACCAATTTCTAAACGAAGAAACGTCAAAGGATACAAAATGA